Genomic window (Rosa chinensis cultivar Old Blush chromosome 6, RchiOBHm-V2, whole genome shotgun sequence):
ggcgggccggcccgaccctttcttaaatagggtagggtatgacCCTTCGACCTGATCCATTTGAGCCTATTAGGGTCACGCCCGAACCGACCCTATAAACCCGCCCaattaagccctaataattttcttttttttctattttttaaatatatttctttttttttctataacatacaacttatctctttctttgtaattgatttcgtaagctattttctttaatttttgtttcctttgttaagcaacaattaaatttggaagatagttaattgaatataaccaccttaacttatatttataaatgttataagttaattccaatatatatatatatatatatatatattaaatatatatgatcaacaaaaaagaaTGAATCTTGTATTACTtatataaccattgagccacattttgaggaaaaaaataaaaataatgtatttcttttcgTTAAATAAAATAAGGTCCTTTTCGACCCATTTAAGCCCTATTCTGAAGGCCGCCCTGACTCGACCCGGCTCTTTAGGCCCTATCGGCTTGGGCCTTTCAggcgggtaagggttaacatatttaagccccggcccagcccggcccaaccctaagccctaaaatctagggtagggccgggctagATAACCCCTCATTAGCTTTACTATTTCTAACTTGAAAGTGTCGGTTTCCAAGGGTTTGATGTAATGTTAAGAGTTGTTAATTGAGTTTCCATGCAAGATTGGCATCCTAGTGCATGAAGGATTGTAATAGACATGTGACAAGTGAGTCAATCTCTATATAATAAACATGAACAACAAAGAAGACACATACAACTCCAATTAAAAACTTCATCATGAGTTTTCTTCCATTTTTCTTAGTTCCAAATTACTTAAAATGTTTCTTCAATTCCTTAGTTGTTAGCGCTACTAGTTCAAGtcattttccttcatttttctgGTAACCTAGTATGATtttagttgttttcattgatatttttttgtatCAAATCCCTTTATTTTTCTACcgtattttttttcttgactgTGGTGACCTAAAACTATATCTACACTCCTCCCTTGCTTTTGTTTCTCATGCACAATGGAGAAAGCTAGTTGCTCCCCTCTTCCCTAGTTATCTTTTTCAATATGCTCTCTCTCACAGTTCATCATTATGTCCCTATTTTCCTCTAGTCTCTTCCTACCTTTCTTGACAATTCTCAATCTTAATTTCCTACATACAAGGAGGAAGCTAGCTGCTCCTTTTCCTACGCACACATGAAgaaattttccttcatttttcttgtaacctatgattttagttgttttcattgataattttttgtatCAATGCACTTTATTTTTCTatcgtaattttttttttttactttaatgTCCCAAAACCATGTCGGCAGCTTTTGTTTCTCATGCACAATGAAGAAAGTTAGTGGCTCTCCTCTTCGTTAGTCATCTTTTTCTATATGCTCTCTCTGACAGTTCATTATTATGTATGTCCCTATTATTCTCCccagtctcttcctctctttgttGACAATTCTCTCCCTGTCATGTTAATTTCCTACGTACAAGGAGGAAAAAGCTCCTTTTCCTACCTACAAACAATTATGCAACATGAAGAAAAGTTAGAAAACCATGAGACATGAAAAAATCGATGCGGAACATATTCTTCTGGAGAGTGCCGGTACAGCAACAGCCTCTAGTCCACATCACCCATTGTACCGTAgaaatcatcttttcttttgtgATAACTAATTCCATTAATccatttttaaaagaaaaaagaaaaggaaaaaaaaggaaacttcAGAGGATGGCGATCACGCAGTAGGGCCCCTGGCTTTTCTAGACACGGAGCACAAGAAGGATTAGGAATGTGATGGTAGTATTGAGGATCCAGACATGCCTCTTGGTTTTGGTTAATGCTGTTGCCATGCaattaaaaaaacaataaattagGGATTATTGGTAAATGCCGTTGTCATGCACAGTGATCATAATGAACTAGTCTTGGGCTTGAAATTTGATCAAAAAtaacaagcaaaaaaaaaaaacaaattctgCATTCCATTGACCAATAAGGGTCGTGTTCTCCGTGTTAGGGTCGTTGCCGCTTTTTTCTTGGATgtgttgaaaagaaaagaaaataaattgaccCCTACATGATTGAGCCGTTCGTGGTTGACTGGCCCATacagctctctctctcagtctcttcCATACAAATGTATGCTTTCTCCAGATCATCTAGCGCAGAATGATCAAACCAGCAATTATGGGGCTATCACTGAGCTTGTGGACTAGTCGCATGCTTTCGAAACGAGTAATTCTCTTCATGTTTCATATCTTGGTTATTGCCAACTCTTTACACTCTCTGCAGCAGCCATCATCTTCCTGCCATGACGAGGAGAGCTTCGCCTTGCTCCAGTTTAAGCAAAGCTTTGTCATCAACGAATCTGCTTCTGTTGGTGAGGGTGCTTATCCAAAGGTTTTGTCATGGAAACCAGCTGCTGCTAAAGGATGCTGCTCATGGGACGGGGTCGAGTGTGATGAGAAGACAGGTCATGTGATTGGACTTGATCTTAGTAGTAGCTGTCTCTCCGGCTTTATCAGCTCCAACAACACCCTCTTCCACCTTGTTTATCTTCAGAGCCTGAACCTTGCCGACAATGACTTCAATCAATCTCAAATTCCTACTACCATCAGGAATTTTCCAATGCTCCGTTATCTCAACCTTTCTGGCAGTTTCTTTTCTGGTCAAATCCCATCTGAAATTTCTCACTTGCCCAGATTGTTGTCGCTGGATCTATCCTCCAGTATTTATAGGAGTAACGGTGAAAGATCACTGAAGCTAAACCAGTCTGATCTAAGAAGGCTAGTTCAAAACTTAACTAGTCTTGAAAAGCTTCATCTCAGCTCCGTCACCATTTCTGCACCAGTACCCGATTCCATTGCAAATTTATCATTACTGACATCTCTCCTCCTAGAGAATTGTGAACTTCTAGGTGAATTCCCGGTGAGTATTTTGAAATTACAGAATTTAAAATTTCTTAATGTAGAAGCCAATCCAGATCTCACAGTTTCTTTGCCAGTATTTCAACAAACTAGTCCTCTCATGTCACTGAGAGTTTCCGGAACAAGGTTTTCAGGAGACCTCCCTTCTTCAATTGAAAAGCTTGATTCATTGATTGAGTTGGTTGCTGGTGGATGCAATTTTTCAGGGTTGCTTCCATCTTCACTCGGTAATCTTAGGCAGCTGGTTTATTTAGACCTTTCAAATAACACACTTTCTGGCTCAATCCCTGATTCTTTGGCGACCCTTACCCAACTGTCACATCTGTCACTTGATGATAATCAGTTCAGTGGTTACATCCCATCTTCTCTAGGAAACCTTACCCAGCTCACTGAGTTAGACCTTTCTGGTAATCATTTCGGGGGTTCCATCCCGTCTTCCATTGGAAATCTCAACCAGCTCGTAAGACTTTCGCTTTCTATGAATCAATTAACTGGGCCAATCCCCTCTTCACTAGGAAATCTTAGCAAGCTAACTTACTTGGATCTTTCGTCAAATAATTTGCACAGTTCCATTCCTGAGCCCTTATTCAATCTCACGAATCTCGAGATGCTTCATCTAGAGAGTAATAGTCTGAGCGGCAAAGTGAATTTCAACATGTTTCTAAAGCTGCAAAATCTCGTCAGACTGCATTTATCTGGAAATAAATTGGAATTATTGCTCAAAGAGACAAGATTTATGAATGCAACAACAACTTTTCCAAAGTTCATAGCTCTGGGATTGGGTTCTTGCAACATAACAGAGTTCCCAAGTTTCCTAAGATATCAACAAAATTTGCGATGGCTGGATCTTGCTGGGAATGGAATGCACGGCCAAGTACCGAGATGGATGTGGAATGTAAGCACAGAAAGTTTGACACTCATGAACATTTCTCATAACTTCCTTTCCGGCTTTGACCATCCTCCAGTTGTTCTTTCGTGGAGCGGCCTACAACTCTTGGATCTTTCGTACAACATGATTCAGGGATCAGTACTGATACCTTCACCATCCATCGAGTACTATCTAATTTCAGACAACGGGCTAAGTGGACAAGTTTCACCTTTGATTTGCAATCTGACTTCTCTGAAGTACCTTGGTTTGTCAAACAACAAGTTGAGTGGGATGCTTCCGCAGTGTCTCGGGAACTTCAGTGATAATTTGAGAGTTTTAGACCTTAGAAAGAACTCTTTTGAAGGCCATCTCCCGCAAACATACACGAGAAATCTGACGATGTTTGATGTTAGTGATAACAAATTGCAGGGGATATTACCAAGGTCGTTGGCGAATTGTGTGATGCTCCAGTTTCTTGTTCTGTCAAACAATGAATTCAATGATGTTTTCCCCTTTTGGTTGGGGACTCTCCCGGAGTTGAAACTTTTGGCAATGCACCATAATGCGTTCCACGGTGTGATTGAGAAACCTGAAAAGAATCTTGATCATTTTCTTGAGTTGCGCATTCTTGATCTATCTGCCAATAATTTCTCAGGCAACTTCCCCTTTGAATACATCTTCTCTGGAAATGCAATCAAAGGTACCGATTCGTATCGGTTCAGATACATGAGGTTGAATACAACCTCAGATTATGGTTATGGTCCTTCATATGTTGGCGGGTATTGCTCCTTCACTTTGACAAATAAAGGTGTGAACATATTCTATCCCAAGATTCCAGAGAACTTGGCAGCCATTGACATCTCAAGCAACAGATTTGAAGGGAGGGTTCCTGAATTCATTGGGGCCCTGACGGGGCTTCGGTTGCTCAATTTGTCCAACAACATTCTCACTGGTTTGATCCCCTCATCCTTGGGAAAATTAAAGTTGCTTGAATCGTTGGACCTTTCACAGAACAAACTCTCAGGGGAGATCCCTCGACAACTGACACAGATTTCATTCCTTGCAAAATTCGATGTCTCTCACAACAATCTCAGTGGTCCTATTCCTCGTGGAACCCAGTTTGCTACATTTGAGAGTACTTCATATGAAGGAAACCTGGGGTTGTGTGGAGATCCTTTGCCAAAGAAATGTGGCAATGAAGCTCCTCATCAATTGCCACCttcaacaaaagaagaaaatagtTCTGATTTTGGAAATGAATTGGATTGGATATTTGTTCTGGCAGGATCTGTGAGTGGGTTGCTAGTTGGAGTGGTTCTTGCAGACGTCCTCTTCACAAGGAAGCACGAGTATTTCCTTAAGATTGTGGGGATACTAATCAGACTAATGAAAAGGAAGAGTGAGAAGAGGACTCGGAGAAATTGAGCTTATTTGTTTGCCTAATGCATCtactctttctttatttctttccccatgtgaatttgtgtttctttctttctcctctgTATTAAGCTTCTTTAGTGTGTATTGAGTTCAAGTACGTAAAAGTTCAGTTCCTTGTTCATCTCATGCAGACGAATTAATGCcttgtccaacatcaagccatGAATGTGCATATATTAATTGTTTCTGTTCCTAGACAAAATTCAGAACATTCAATTACTGAGAAACAGAATGAATATAGAGTAGACAAAAACATGCTTAATTATCAACTAAATTTGATTGGAGTGTAGAAAAATTCAGAGCTTCTGCCTtctgcttgttttttttttttttggatagacTGGGGCCAAAAAGCCCAACAAACAAAACAACTACATGGTTCCTAAAATTAGGAGTT
Coding sequences:
- the LOC112170841 gene encoding receptor-like protein 7, whose amino-acid sequence is MGLSLSLWTSRMLSKRVILFMFHILVIANSLHSLQQPSSSCHDEESFALLQFKQSFVINESASVGEGAYPKVLSWKPAAAKGCCSWDGVECDEKTGHVIGLDLSSSCLSGFISSNNTLFHLVYLQSLNLADNDFNQSQIPTTIRNFPMLRYLNLSGSFFSGQIPSEISHLPRLLSLDLSSSIYRSNGERSLKLNQSDLRRLVQNLTSLEKLHLSSVTISAPVPDSIANLSLLTSLLLENCELLGEFPVSILKLQNLKFLNVEANPDLTVSLPVFQQTSPLMSLRVSGTRFSGDLPSSIEKLDSLIELVAGGCNFSGLLPSSLGNLRQLVYLDLSNNTLSGSIPDSLATLTQLSHLSLDDNQFSGYIPSSLGNLTQLTELDLSGNHFGGSIPSSIGNLNQLVRLSLSMNQLTGPIPSSLGNLSKLTYLDLSSNNLHSSIPEPLFNLTNLEMLHLESNSLSGKVNFNMFLKLQNLVRLHLSGNKLELLLKETRFMNATTTFPKFIALGLGSCNITEFPSFLRYQQNLRWLDLAGNGMHGQVPRWMWNVSTESLTLMNISHNFLSGFDHPPVVLSWSGLQLLDLSYNMIQGSVLIPSPSIEYYLISDNGLSGQVSPLICNLTSLKYLGLSNNKLSGMLPQCLGNFSDNLRVLDLRKNSFEGHLPQTYTRNLTMFDVSDNKLQGILPRSLANCVMLQFLVLSNNEFNDVFPFWLGTLPELKLLAMHHNAFHGVIEKPEKNLDHFLELRILDLSANNFSGNFPFEYIFSGNAIKGTDSYRFRYMRLNTTSDYGYGPSYVGGYCSFTLTNKGVNIFYPKIPENLAAIDISSNRFEGRVPEFIGALTGLRLLNLSNNILTGLIPSSLGKLKLLESLDLSQNKLSGEIPRQLTQISFLAKFDVSHNNLSGPIPRGTQFATFESTSYEGNLGLCGDPLPKKCGNEAPHQLPPSTKEENSSDFGNELDWIFVLAGSVSGLLVGVVLADVLFTRKHEYFLKIVGILIRLMKRKSEKRTRRN